In one window of Skermanella rosea DNA:
- a CDS encoding PAS domain-containing hybrid sensor histidine kinase/response regulator produces METWIVALVSLGTLCVLFAVAWQGDRWSTAGRGAPRAPILYSLSLAVYCTSWTFYGSVGRASVSGFDFLPIYLGPILMLGLGSRVLARMVRIAKAENVVSISDFLAARYGKSQTVAALVTVTAVVGVMPYLALQLKAITISFEALTGADAGDRLISTDTVMLVTAAMAVFSILFGVRHIHANEHHRGLVLAVAFESVVKLAAFLIVGGVVTFAIMGGPGALWERVSAHPDLRGMLVPDLGRWSWWTMTLLSAFAILCLPRQFHVAVVENVHVDDVRAASRLFPLYLVVINLFVMPVALAGVLLFPDGTVSADTFMVSIPMAEGWPTVALIAFVGGLSAGTGMIIVAAVTLSTMVCNDVVVPALLRLRPGAAAWRDDPARMLLLIRRSAVVGILALAYGFHRLIGAAYPLTTIGLVSFAAVAQFAPALFGGLVWRRGNRAGAIGGIAAGFSVWTYTALLPSLADAGWMDAALLVEGPLGVGWLNPRALLGMPGPDPLTHSVLWSLGLNLACYIVLSFLVPQRDVERQQAERFVAMRSDGRSGAVRGMTRVADLHALAARYVGTERADAVFAGRTGWLDKADAEAVRLTEHLLAGALGSASARIVVAGMLKGGRLSPLDARSMLDEASRAILAKHDLLRATLENIHQGVCVVDHDDRVMTWNRRFVALNGLPEGLLKADMPLSEIMGSGLVRSGRFERRQPDGTVLEVAADPMPNGGFVMTCTDVTERHRTAAALREANEGLERRIEERTSDLAAAKAEAERANRSKTRFLAAAGHDLMQPLHAARLFLSALAERDADPLIGQVDASLRSVEELLGELLDVSKLDSGVVTAKTVDFRIDDVLGPLRDEFTVLAARHGLGLRMVASTAAVSSDPALLRRILQNFLANAIRYTGSGRVLLGCRRKRGGLRIEVWDTGVGIPDDKLKDIFVEFRQLDDVPAERGKGLGLGLSIVERLAGILGQKVTVRSERGRGSCFAIEVPYAAAAVILRRQPSRRPSRDFGAALVLCIDNDPAVSRGMATLLEGWGCRVVTAADAGSALAALDGRIPDAILTDYHLDFGSTGLEALSELEKHLGTSVPAALITADHGHAVQEEVAARGIALARKPLRPGALRALVAQLVARARQAAE; encoded by the coding sequence ATGGAGACCTGGATCGTTGCGCTCGTGTCGCTCGGGACCCTCTGCGTGTTGTTCGCCGTCGCTTGGCAGGGCGACCGCTGGTCCACGGCCGGCCGGGGCGCTCCCAGGGCGCCGATCCTCTACTCCCTGAGCCTGGCGGTCTATTGCACGTCGTGGACCTTCTACGGGTCGGTCGGCCGGGCCAGCGTCAGCGGCTTCGATTTCCTGCCCATATATCTCGGCCCGATCCTGATGCTGGGCCTCGGCTCGCGGGTGCTTGCGCGCATGGTCCGCATCGCCAAGGCGGAGAACGTCGTCTCGATCTCCGACTTCCTGGCGGCGCGCTACGGCAAGAGCCAGACCGTCGCGGCGCTGGTCACCGTCACGGCGGTGGTCGGCGTGATGCCCTATCTGGCGCTCCAGCTGAAGGCCATCACGATCAGCTTCGAGGCTCTGACCGGGGCGGACGCCGGCGACCGCCTGATCTCGACCGACACCGTGATGCTGGTGACCGCGGCGATGGCGGTGTTCTCGATCCTGTTCGGCGTGCGGCACATCCACGCCAACGAACACCATCGCGGCCTCGTGCTGGCGGTCGCCTTCGAATCGGTGGTGAAGCTGGCGGCTTTCCTGATCGTCGGCGGGGTGGTCACCTTCGCGATCATGGGCGGCCCCGGTGCCCTTTGGGAGAGGGTCTCGGCCCATCCCGACCTGCGCGGGATGCTCGTGCCGGACCTGGGGCGCTGGAGCTGGTGGACCATGACGCTGCTTTCCGCCTTCGCGATCCTGTGCCTGCCCCGCCAGTTCCACGTGGCGGTGGTGGAGAACGTCCATGTCGACGACGTAAGGGCCGCATCCAGGCTGTTCCCGCTCTATCTCGTCGTGATCAACCTGTTCGTGATGCCCGTGGCGCTGGCCGGCGTCCTGCTGTTCCCGGACGGCACCGTCAGCGCCGACACCTTCATGGTGTCGATCCCGATGGCCGAGGGCTGGCCGACCGTCGCCCTGATCGCCTTCGTCGGCGGACTGTCGGCCGGGACCGGAATGATCATCGTCGCCGCGGTGACGCTCAGCACCATGGTCTGCAACGACGTGGTCGTTCCCGCCCTGCTCCGCCTGCGGCCGGGCGCCGCCGCGTGGCGCGACGATCCGGCGCGCATGCTGCTGCTCATCCGGCGGTCCGCCGTGGTCGGCATCCTGGCGCTCGCGTATGGCTTCCACCGGCTGATCGGCGCCGCATACCCGCTGACCACCATCGGCCTCGTCTCGTTCGCCGCCGTGGCCCAGTTCGCACCGGCCCTGTTCGGCGGATTGGTCTGGCGGCGCGGCAACCGCGCCGGGGCCATCGGCGGCATCGCCGCGGGTTTCTCGGTCTGGACCTATACCGCCCTGCTGCCGTCCTTGGCGGATGCCGGGTGGATGGACGCTGCCCTGCTGGTGGAAGGACCGTTGGGCGTGGGCTGGCTGAATCCCCGCGCCCTGCTGGGCATGCCCGGCCCCGATCCGCTGACCCATTCGGTCCTGTGGAGCCTCGGACTGAACCTGGCCTGCTACATCGTCCTGTCGTTCCTGGTTCCGCAGCGCGACGTCGAGCGTCAGCAGGCGGAACGGTTCGTCGCGATGCGGTCCGACGGCAGGTCCGGCGCGGTCCGGGGCATGACCCGCGTGGCCGATCTGCATGCCCTGGCGGCCCGCTATGTCGGCACCGAGAGGGCCGACGCCGTCTTCGCCGGCCGGACCGGATGGCTCGACAAGGCCGATGCCGAAGCGGTGCGGCTCACCGAGCACCTGCTGGCAGGAGCCCTGGGGTCGGCCTCCGCCCGCATCGTCGTCGCCGGCATGCTGAAGGGCGGCCGTCTGTCCCCGCTCGACGCGCGGTCGATGCTGGACGAGGCTTCCCGGGCGATCCTCGCCAAGCATGACCTGCTGCGCGCGACGCTGGAGAACATCCACCAGGGTGTCTGCGTCGTCGATCACGACGACAGGGTGATGACCTGGAACCGGCGGTTCGTCGCCCTGAACGGACTGCCCGAGGGTCTGCTGAAGGCCGACATGCCGCTGTCCGAGATCATGGGAAGCGGGCTTGTGCGCTCCGGCCGGTTCGAGCGGCGGCAGCCCGACGGCACCGTCCTGGAGGTGGCGGCGGATCCGATGCCGAACGGCGGCTTCGTGATGACCTGCACCGACGTGACCGAGCGCCACCGGACAGCCGCCGCGCTGCGGGAGGCGAACGAGGGGCTGGAGCGGCGGATCGAGGAGCGCACCTCCGACCTTGCCGCGGCCAAGGCCGAGGCCGAACGGGCCAACCGGAGCAAGACCCGCTTCCTGGCGGCGGCCGGTCACGACCTGATGCAGCCTCTCCACGCGGCACGCCTGTTCCTTTCGGCCCTGGCGGAGCGGGACGCCGATCCGCTGATCGGCCAGGTCGACGCGTCCCTGCGGTCGGTGGAGGAACTGCTCGGCGAATTGCTTGACGTCTCCAAACTGGATTCCGGCGTCGTGACCGCCAAGACGGTCGATTTCCGGATCGACGACGTGCTGGGTCCGCTCCGCGACGAGTTCACCGTGCTCGCCGCGCGGCACGGGCTGGGTCTTCGCATGGTCGCCTCGACCGCGGCGGTGAGCAGCGATCCAGCCCTTCTCCGCCGTATCCTGCAGAATTTCCTGGCGAACGCGATCCGCTATACCGGGTCCGGCCGGGTCCTGCTCGGCTGCCGCCGGAAGCGCGGCGGATTGCGGATCGAGGTATGGGACACCGGCGTCGGCATTCCCGACGACAAGCTGAAGGATATCTTCGTGGAGTTCCGGCAGCTCGACGACGTCCCGGCGGAACGCGGCAAGGGGCTGGGGCTGGGCTTGAGCATCGTCGAGCGCCTGGCCGGCATCCTGGGCCAAAAGGTGACGGTCCGGTCAGAGCGCGGCCGCGGAAGCTGCTTCGCGATCGAAGTGCCCTACGCCGCCGCCGCCGTGATCCTGCGGCGCCAGCCTTCCCGGCGACCCAGCCGGGATTTCGGCGCGGCGCTCGTCCTGTGCATCGACAACGACCCCGCCGTGTCGCGCGGCATGGCGACGCTTCTGGAGGGCTGGGGCTGCCGCGTGGTGACCGCCGCCGACGCCGGGAGCGCGCTGGCGGCGCTGGACGGGCGGATTCCCGACGCCATCCTGACCGATTACCACCTCGATTTCGGCTCGACCGGGCTCGAGGCGCTGAGCGAACTGGAGAAGCACCTGGGAACGTCCGTTCCGGCCGCCCTGATCACCGCCGACCACGGTCACGCGGTCCAGGAAGAGGTTGCCGCCCGGGGCATCGCGCTGGCCCGCAAACCGCTCCGCCCCGGCGCCTTGCGGGCCCTCGTGGCGCAGCTGGTCGCACGCGCCCGCCAGGCCGCGGAGTAG
- a CDS encoding DUF485 domain-containing protein, with protein sequence MRQELTHKIRNNPKFAELTQKRTKFGWQLSILMLALYYGFILIVAFFPSLLGVPVYGVITLGIPFGIVIILAAFLLTGIYVRRANSEFDELNRQIIEESRQ encoded by the coding sequence ATGCGACAAGAATTGACGCACAAGATCAGAAATAATCCCAAATTCGCCGAGTTAACCCAAAAGCGCACAAAGTTCGGTTGGCAACTGTCCATCCTGATGCTGGCGCTCTACTACGGCTTCATCCTGATCGTTGCCTTTTTCCCCTCCCTGCTCGGCGTTCCGGTCTATGGCGTGATCACGCTGGGCATTCCCTTCGGCATCGTGATCATCCTCGCGGCGTTCCTGCTGACCGGCATCTACGTGCGCCGCGCCAACAGCGAATTCGACGAGCTGAACCGGCAGATCATCGAGGAGAGCAGGCAATGA
- a CDS encoding cation acetate symporter: MRTTSRGSIASGALATLGAASILTAAGSAFAADAISGAVQQQATNWTAIVMFLIFVAGTLGITYWAASKTKSAKDFYAAGGGITGFQNGLAIAGDYMSAASFLGISALVYTSGFDGLIYSIGFLVGWPIILFLIAEQLRNLGKYTFADVASYRLRQTPIRTLAASGSLVVVALYLIAQMVGAGKLIQLLFGLQYVYAVVLVGILMILYVTFGGMLATTWVQIIKAVLLLSGASFMAIMVLVNYNFNVGALFQAAVDMHPKHVAIMQPGTLVSDPVSAISLGIALMFGTAGLPHILMRFFTVADAKEARKSVFYATGFIGYFYILTFIIGFGAIVLLMNNPEFFRPGPDGTVNPITNMIGGTNMAAIHLARAVGGDLFLGFISAVAFATILAVVSGLTLAGASAVSHDLYASVFRRGRVNEQQEIRVSKIATVCLGILAIILGIAFEQQNIAFMVGLAFAIAASANFPIIFLSMFWSKLTTRGALIGGFMGLISATVMVILGPTVWESVLAHPKGSAPFPYDNPAIFSVTLAFFGSWLFSVLDKSQNAADEERAFEAQYIRSQTGIGAEGASAH; the protein is encoded by the coding sequence ATGAGAACGACCTCGCGGGGAAGCATCGCGTCGGGTGCCCTGGCGACCCTTGGCGCCGCCTCCATCCTGACCGCTGCCGGCTCGGCCTTCGCCGCCGACGCGATCAGCGGCGCCGTCCAGCAGCAGGCGACCAACTGGACCGCCATCGTCATGTTCCTGATCTTCGTGGCGGGGACGCTGGGGATCACCTACTGGGCCGCGTCCAAGACCAAGTCGGCCAAGGACTTCTACGCCGCCGGCGGCGGCATCACCGGTTTCCAGAACGGCCTGGCGATCGCCGGCGACTACATGTCGGCCGCCTCGTTCCTCGGCATCTCGGCGCTGGTCTACACCTCGGGCTTCGACGGGCTGATCTACTCGATCGGCTTCCTGGTCGGCTGGCCGATCATCCTGTTCCTGATCGCGGAGCAGTTGCGCAACCTCGGCAAATACACCTTCGCCGACGTCGCCTCCTACCGCCTGCGGCAGACCCCGATCCGCACCCTGGCGGCCTCCGGCTCGCTGGTCGTCGTGGCGCTCTACCTGATCGCCCAGATGGTCGGCGCCGGCAAGCTCATCCAGCTCCTGTTCGGCCTGCAATACGTGTATGCGGTGGTCCTGGTCGGTATCCTGATGATCCTGTACGTCACCTTCGGCGGCATGCTCGCCACCACCTGGGTGCAGATCATCAAGGCGGTCCTGCTGCTATCCGGCGCGTCCTTCATGGCGATCATGGTGCTGGTCAACTACAACTTCAACGTCGGCGCCCTGTTCCAGGCGGCCGTGGACATGCATCCGAAGCATGTCGCGATCATGCAGCCGGGTACCCTGGTGAGCGATCCGGTCTCGGCGATCTCGCTGGGCATCGCGCTGATGTTCGGGACCGCCGGCCTGCCGCACATCCTGATGCGCTTCTTCACCGTCGCCGACGCCAAGGAGGCCCGCAAGTCGGTCTTCTACGCCACCGGCTTCATCGGCTACTTCTACATCCTGACCTTCATCATCGGCTTCGGCGCCATCGTCCTGCTGATGAACAACCCGGAATTCTTCCGGCCCGGCCCCGACGGCACGGTGAACCCGATCACCAACATGATCGGCGGCACCAACATGGCGGCCATCCACCTGGCCCGCGCGGTCGGCGGCGACCTGTTCCTCGGCTTCATCTCGGCCGTCGCCTTCGCGACCATCCTGGCGGTGGTGTCGGGCCTGACGCTGGCCGGCGCGTCCGCCGTGTCGCACGACCTCTACGCCTCGGTGTTCCGCCGCGGCCGGGTCAACGAGCAGCAGGAGATCCGGGTTTCCAAGATCGCCACCGTCTGCCTCGGCATCCTGGCGATCATCCTGGGCATCGCGTTCGAGCAGCAGAACATCGCCTTCATGGTGGGTCTCGCCTTCGCCATCGCCGCCTCGGCCAACTTCCCGATCATCTTCCTGTCGATGTTCTGGAGCAAGCTGACCACCCGCGGCGCCCTGATCGGCGGTTTCATGGGCCTGATCAGCGCCACCGTGATGGTGATCCTCGGGCCGACCGTGTGGGAAAGCGTGCTCGCCCACCCCAAGGGCAGCGCTCCCTTCCCCTACGACAACCCGGCGATCTTCTCGGTCACCCTGGCCTTCTTCGGATCCTGGCTGTTCTCGGTACTGGACAAGAGCCAGAACGCGGCCGACGAGGAGCGGGCCTTCGAAGCCCAGTACATCCGCTCCCAGACCGGCATCGGCGCGGAAGGAGCATCGGCCCACTGA
- a CDS encoding DUF2934 domain-containing protein, with protein sequence MSPEQEDRIKQRAYEIWEREGRPDGRGDVHWHMAVQEIRAEDGWVDDAADPAAPTDDLGRQLGSAEAALSPEGAAAEETPPAEAPPARKPRARKAAEPKTEEAPPAEPKAKGKKAAAPKAASDAPKGASEKPKRSAKA encoded by the coding sequence ATGTCGCCTGAACAGGAAGACCGGATCAAGCAGCGCGCTTACGAAATCTGGGAGCGCGAAGGGCGGCCGGACGGGCGCGGCGATGTGCACTGGCACATGGCCGTGCAGGAGATCAGGGCCGAGGACGGCTGGGTCGACGATGCTGCCGATCCTGCCGCACCGACCGACGATCTCGGCCGTCAACTGGGTTCCGCGGAAGCGGCCCTGTCTCCCGAAGGCGCCGCCGCGGAGGAGACGCCGCCGGCCGAAGCTCCGCCGGCCCGCAAGCCCCGCGCCCGGAAAGCCGCGGAGCCCAAGACCGAGGAGGCGCCGCCGGCCGAGCCGAAGGCGAAGGGCAAGAAGGCGGCGGCACCCAAGGCCGCGTCGGACGCGCCCAAGGGCGCTTCGGAGAAGCCGAAACGTTCGGCCAAGGCCTGA
- a CDS encoding DUF4383 domain-containing protein encodes MSTRYFSLVLGIVFLLVGVAGFIPGLMHMPEQAADVEVTENFGRLFGLFPVNILHNIVHIIFGIWGIAAYRSYAGARVYSRAVAVIYAVLAVMGFIPGLNTTFGLIPLYGNDIWLHAVIAIAAAYFGFAAKDTEVGRNTTTTTTTHRI; translated from the coding sequence ATGAGCACACGCTACTTCTCACTCGTCTTGGGAATCGTATTCCTTCTGGTCGGCGTCGCCGGCTTCATTCCCGGGCTGATGCACATGCCTGAACAGGCTGCCGACGTGGAAGTGACCGAGAACTTCGGTCGCCTGTTCGGCCTGTTCCCGGTCAATATCCTTCACAACATCGTGCATATCATCTTCGGCATCTGGGGCATCGCGGCTTACCGGAGCTATGCCGGCGCACGCGTCTATTCCCGGGCCGTGGCGGTGATCTATGCCGTCCTGGCGGTCATGGGCTTCATCCCGGGGCTGAACACGACCTTCGGCCTGATCCCGCTTTACGGCAACGACATCTGGCTGCATGCCGTCATCGCCATTGCCGCCGCTTACTTCGGGTTCGCCGCGAAGGACACCGAGGTGGGCCGCAACACCACGACGACGACGACCACGCACCGGATCTGA
- a CDS encoding Rpn family recombination-promoting nuclease/putative transposase — protein MTRGSSHHDHIAKTLLGRPATAATFLRERLPPAIVALMSPDPPVRLSGSFIDSDQRDSDTDLLCRIGLRSGGCALAQVLIEHDGRRRPTSAVLSKLLRYIALTGEDHFASGGKPPLPPVIPLVICHGTRPWAEPPDYSGLYDVGPELAPFVPKFAYTVFDMRTTVDEERSCDPFLRFGLAVMKLARGRRDFRRRLLALATDEVDRDDRIVQLFIYMINVYTDLDRPTLDMLAAPLSKEERDEVATMAQRLYADGKADGRAEGRTEGKTELLLEMLEYRFGPVPNEVRSRVSRLDPGSITLMVRRALEAASLEQALNPRKD, from the coding sequence ATGACACGCGGCAGTTCCCACCACGATCACATCGCAAAGACTTTGCTCGGCCGCCCCGCCACCGCCGCGACCTTCCTGCGCGAGCGACTGCCGCCCGCGATCGTGGCCCTCATGTCACCCGATCCGCCCGTGCGGCTATCGGGCTCCTTCATCGATTCCGACCAACGCGACAGCGACACGGACCTTCTCTGCCGCATAGGCCTGCGAAGCGGCGGCTGCGCGCTTGCCCAGGTCCTGATCGAACATGACGGCCGCAGGCGACCGACATCCGCCGTGCTGTCCAAGCTCCTGCGCTACATCGCGCTGACCGGAGAGGACCATTTTGCCAGCGGAGGAAAGCCTCCGCTGCCCCCCGTCATTCCGCTGGTGATCTGTCACGGTACCAGGCCCTGGGCGGAACCGCCGGACTACTCCGGCCTGTATGACGTAGGCCCGGAACTGGCGCCCTTCGTGCCGAAGTTCGCCTATACCGTTTTCGACATGCGCACGACGGTGGACGAGGAACGGTCATGCGATCCCTTCCTGCGGTTCGGTCTGGCGGTCATGAAGCTGGCGCGCGGCCGGCGGGACTTTCGACGCCGGCTGCTTGCCCTGGCCACCGACGAGGTCGATCGCGACGACAGGATCGTCCAGCTTTTTATCTACATGATCAATGTCTATACTGATCTGGACCGGCCGACCCTGGACATGCTTGCCGCCCCCTTGTCGAAAGAGGAGCGCGACGAAGTGGCGACGATGGCGCAACGACTCTACGCGGACGGCAAAGCCGATGGGCGCGCGGAAGGTCGAACCGAAGGCAAGACGGAACTGTTGCTTGAGATGCTCGAATACCGCTTCGGCCCGGTTCCGAACGAAGTGCGCAGTCGCGTATCACGCCTGGATCCCGGTTCCATCACCCTCATGGTTCGACGGGCCCTGGAGGCGGCGTCCCTGGAACAGGCTCTGAACCCGCGGAAAGACTGA
- a CDS encoding FadR/GntR family transcriptional regulator, protein MTTNGVDPQGTLTQLRAFLAQAPLTVDSRLPPERELCRQLGVSRGELRKALATLEAEGQLWRHVGKGTFIGSRPTESLADLSVTTSRTNPAEVMQTRLLIEPEIARMAALNATAADIAEMRTCMARSRTATTWRQYESWDNRLHRSIAEATRNTLLLTIFDTLNAVRRAVAWGRLRANRTQPDPQHHSFVEHEAIVAAIADRDMEQAAQAMRRHLQTVERKLLNQHQ, encoded by the coding sequence ATGACGACCAACGGTGTCGATCCGCAAGGCACGCTGACCCAGCTCCGGGCATTCCTGGCACAGGCGCCGCTGACGGTGGACAGCCGCCTGCCGCCCGAGCGCGAACTCTGCCGGCAACTGGGAGTCAGCCGCGGCGAACTGCGCAAGGCCCTGGCGACCCTGGAGGCGGAAGGTCAGTTGTGGCGCCATGTCGGCAAGGGCACCTTCATCGGCAGCCGGCCGACGGAGAGCCTGGCCGACCTTTCCGTCACGACCAGCAGGACCAATCCGGCCGAGGTGATGCAGACGCGACTGCTGATCGAGCCGGAGATCGCGCGGATGGCGGCGCTCAACGCGACGGCGGCGGACATCGCGGAAATGCGGACCTGCATGGCGCGGTCACGGACGGCGACAACCTGGCGCCAGTACGAGAGCTGGGACAACCGCCTTCACCGGTCGATCGCCGAGGCCACGCGCAACACGCTCCTGCTGACCATCTTCGACACGCTCAACGCCGTCCGGCGCGCGGTGGCCTGGGGCCGCCTTCGCGCCAACAGGACCCAGCCCGATCCCCAGCACCACAGCTTCGTCGAGCACGAGGCGATTGTGGCCGCCATCGCGGATCGGGACATGGAGCAGGCCGCCCAGGCGATGCGCCGCCACCTCCAGACGGTGGAGCGCAAGCTCCTGAACCAGCATCAGTAG
- a CDS encoding ABC transporter substrate-binding protein: MALLNRNVLSKSVARAGAALVVAIGLSAIPIAAEAAGKIRIAFGDIASVEALGFLTAIERAKERGVEIDITYLKSEDIAAQAVVGGQADIGVGTPYALLQKVRAPIRIFYQMSTLRFYPVVNTEFYQDWKDLNGQEIAVHSRGSGTEAIMNLLAKKNDIRYGQVSYVPGSEVRTGALLQGNVKATIVDSAGWRLLQAQAPGKFKVLPVEGIDASDEALYANTNFLERERESVNILTEELLNTFREIDAKPAVVTEFRQKYNLLPDLPAEVVADMEPYYKDAADVGLFPANGGGEDAARDDFEFYSVAGQLQGDPASLKVADFWTLEPLSQALQKVGRR, encoded by the coding sequence ATGGCTCTGTTGAATCGGAACGTCCTGTCCAAATCAGTGGCTCGCGCCGGCGCGGCGCTCGTCGTGGCCATCGGCCTGTCGGCGATACCGATCGCCGCAGAAGCGGCCGGAAAGATCCGCATCGCCTTCGGCGACATCGCTTCGGTCGAGGCGCTTGGCTTCCTGACCGCGATCGAGCGGGCCAAGGAGCGCGGCGTGGAGATCGACATCACCTACCTGAAGTCGGAGGACATCGCCGCCCAGGCCGTGGTCGGCGGGCAGGCGGACATCGGCGTCGGCACGCCATACGCGCTTCTCCAGAAGGTCCGCGCACCGATTCGGATCTTCTACCAGATGAGCACGCTGCGCTTCTATCCGGTGGTCAACACGGAGTTCTATCAGGACTGGAAGGATCTGAATGGCCAGGAGATCGCGGTCCATTCCCGCGGGTCCGGCACCGAGGCGATCATGAACCTGCTGGCCAAGAAGAACGACATCCGTTACGGCCAGGTCAGCTACGTCCCGGGCTCGGAGGTCCGCACCGGAGCTCTCCTCCAGGGCAACGTCAAGGCGACCATCGTCGATTCAGCCGGCTGGCGCCTGCTCCAGGCGCAGGCTCCCGGCAAGTTCAAGGTGCTGCCGGTGGAGGGCATAGACGCCAGCGACGAGGCGCTCTACGCCAACACCAACTTCCTGGAACGCGAGCGGGAATCGGTCAACATCCTGACCGAGGAGCTGCTGAACACCTTCCGGGAAATCGACGCCAAGCCCGCCGTCGTCACCGAGTTCCGCCAGAAATACAACCTGCTCCCGGACCTGCCGGCCGAAGTCGTCGCCGACATGGAGCCCTACTACAAGGATGCGGCGGATGTCGGCCTGTTCCCGGCCAACGGCGGCGGGGAAGATGCGGCCCGGGACGATTTCGAGTTCTACAGCGTGGCCGGCCAGCTCCAGGGCGATCCGGCGAGCCTGAAGGTGGCGGATTTCTGGACGCTGGAGCCCTTGTCCCAAGCGCTCCAGAAGGTCGGCCGGCGCTGA
- a CDS encoding ABC transporter permease encodes MSQLLVHKAGPPIGPAPAFVRWAATRDHTLLWRLLSLALFCGVWEVAGQIPVNYALPPFSQTFKAFVGMVLDGSLISAYATTLQPLVIGVVISAVIGVGIGILMGLKPMAEWLAAPVFIVMQAAPMAALIPLITFVYGIGMTSKVLSVCVLALPVIVLNCYKAVRNVNPSLVAMCRSFQGTRWQQVAKIVIPDASPLIFAGLRLGISAGFIGIVLAELLITPTGIGDLITYHRSVANYAEMYATITSIIVFSAVTVGCLQRLEVSLFRPEKREIA; translated from the coding sequence ATGTCCCAGCTTCTCGTCCACAAGGCCGGTCCCCCGATCGGTCCCGCCCCCGCTTTCGTCCGCTGGGCCGCCACGCGCGACCATACCCTGTTGTGGCGGCTGCTCTCCCTGGCGCTGTTCTGCGGCGTCTGGGAGGTGGCGGGACAGATCCCGGTCAATTATGCGCTGCCGCCTTTCTCCCAGACCTTCAAGGCGTTCGTCGGGATGGTCCTGGACGGCAGCCTGATTTCCGCCTACGCCACCACGCTCCAGCCGCTGGTCATCGGGGTCGTCATCTCCGCCGTCATCGGCGTCGGCATCGGCATCCTGATGGGGCTGAAGCCGATGGCCGAGTGGCTGGCGGCGCCGGTCTTCATCGTGATGCAGGCGGCGCCCATGGCGGCGCTGATCCCGCTGATCACCTTCGTCTACGGCATCGGCATGACGTCCAAGGTCCTGTCGGTCTGCGTCCTGGCGCTGCCGGTGATCGTGCTCAACTGCTACAAGGCGGTCCGCAACGTCAATCCGTCGCTGGTCGCCATGTGCCGCTCCTTCCAGGGCACCCGGTGGCAGCAGGTCGCGAAGATCGTCATTCCCGACGCCAGCCCGCTGATCTTCGCCGGTCTCCGGCTGGGCATCTCCGCCGGCTTCATCGGCATCGTGCTGGCCGAGCTCCTGATCACGCCGACCGGCATCGGCGACCTGATCACCTACCACCGCTCGGTCGCGAACTATGCCGAGATGTACGCGACCATCACCTCCATCATCGTTTTCTCCGCGGTCACGGTCGGGTGCTTGCAGCGCCTCGAAGTGTCGCTGTTCCGTCCCGAGAAGAGGGAGATCGCCTGA
- a CDS encoding ABC transporter ATP-binding protein yields MPAAMPRIHEMPAPAKADNIVEVRGLSKFYGTFEALKEIDLDFPRGELISLLGPSGCGKTTLLKMIAGLIEPSKGEVLVKGRPVTGPGPERAFVFQDFALMPWATVIRNVAFGLELRGMPKAQRHEIARRYIAEVGLAGFEERYPHELSGGMRQRVGLARALSVDADVLLMDEPFSAVDEQTRRKFQEDLLSLRRVQRKTFIFVTHSIEEAVYVSDRIVLLSRGPGRVSRIIKPDIPRDGTPDEIRRDRRYLDTIEDIWDGLKRFVE; encoded by the coding sequence ATGCCGGCCGCCATGCCTCGCATCCACGAAATGCCCGCCCCGGCCAAGGCCGACAACATCGTCGAGGTCCGCGGCCTGTCGAAGTTCTACGGCACCTTCGAGGCGCTGAAGGAAATCGACCTGGACTTCCCCCGCGGCGAACTGATCTCGCTGCTCGGACCCAGCGGCTGCGGCAAGACCACCCTGCTGAAGATGATCGCCGGCCTGATCGAGCCGTCGAAAGGCGAGGTCCTGGTCAAGGGACGTCCGGTCACGGGGCCGGGGCCGGAGCGCGCCTTCGTCTTCCAGGACTTCGCGCTGATGCCCTGGGCGACCGTGATCCGCAACGTCGCATTCGGGCTGGAGCTCCGGGGGATGCCGAAGGCGCAGCGCCACGAGATCGCCCGGCGCTACATCGCCGAAGTCGGTCTTGCCGGTTTCGAGGAGCGCTATCCGCACGAACTGTCCGGCGGCATGCGCCAGCGGGTGGGGCTGGCCCGCGCGCTGTCCGTGGATGCCGACGTGCTGCTGATGGACGAGCCGTTCTCGGCCGTGGACGAGCAGACCCGCCGCAAGTTCCAGGAGGACCTGCTGAGCCTGCGCCGGGTGCAGCGCAAGACCTTCATCTTCGTGACCCACAGCATCGAGGAGGCCGTCTATGTCTCCGACCGGATCGTCCTGCTGTCGCGCGGTCCCGGCCGGGTGTCGCGGATCATCAAGCCCGACATCCCGCGCGACGGCACCCCCGACGAGATCCGCCGCGACAGGCGCTACCTGGATACCATCGAGGATATCTGGGACGGCCTGAAGCGGTTCGTCGAGTGA